The stretch of DNA GTGCGTTCACGCAGCGCCATGACCGCCTTTGCGGTGATCTCTGCCATAGTTGATTTATCTCCCTTTAACGGCCTGTGGTTAAAGCCTTGATGATTATTGTAGCGAGGTCGACATGGTGAGCGCCGAACTCGGCAAATAGTTAGACAATACCGACCGCGCGCCAGGTTCACGCCCAGGACACGCTCGCGGCACGAACGACTGCTCAAAGGCAACGCCCCGCCGTCGGTCTTTCGAGAAAGAACCCGTCGCCGGGATACCGTGCGAACAACAACAAAGACGAGGATTGGGAATCGGCCGCAGGGCACGACGCCGGGCGAGATTTCTCTGCCGACGGGCGCCCGCGATCCGGCGTTCCTCTACTCGGCGTCTTTGTCGCTGCCGTCGTCCGGGCTGGTGTAGGCGTCCATCTGGCCCTTGTCCTTGCCGCCTAGGCCGGCTGCACCGCTGGCTTTGCCTTCCAGAACGGCGTCCGCCAGTTGCTGCACGACCAGCTCGATCGAACGAATGCTGTCGTCGTTACCGGGGATGGGCAGATCGACCACGTCTGGATCGCAGTCAGTATCGATCAAGGCCACGGTCGTGACGCCCAGCGCGCGGGCCTCGCGAATCGCGTTCTTTTCCTTCTTCGGATCGATCACGATCATGCACTCGGGCAGACGGTTCATCGTGCGGATGCCGTCGAGGTTGCGCATCATCTTGCGATATTCGCGATTGAGCGCCGATTGCATCTTCTTCGAGTACGCGGCCATCTGATCGCCAGTCTTTAGAGCGTCGAGCTCTTCCAGACGGGTCAAACGGCTGCGAATCGTGCGGAAGTTCGTCAGCGCTCCGCCCAGCCAGCGATCGTCGACATAGGGCATGCCGCAGCGGCGCGATTCGCGCTCGATGGTCTCGGACGCCTGACGCTTGGTTCCGACGAACAGTACCAGGCTGCCGCCGGCCGCGACCTGGCTGATGTACTTCTTGGCGCGGATCAGCCCGCGGATCGTTTCGCGGACGTCAATGATATGAATCAGGTTGCGGCGGCCATAGATATAGGGCCGCATCTTGGGATTCCAACGACTGGCCCTGTGGCCGAAGTGAACTCCCGCTTCGATCAACTCCTTAACGAGAACTGTCGACACTTGTAGCTCCTCGCTCGTGGCACACCGGCAAAAGTCCCATGGGGCGAGAAGGTCGCCCGGGGCGTCCGGCGTTCAATTACGCACTCGGCCTGGGGTGTCGTGGGACGGGCAAATGCCTGTCCTACAGAGTGCGGGCCGTTCGCACTGGCAAGCCCGGTAGTTTACCGGGGTTTCCGAAGGGGGTCAATTCGGGGTGGGGTGCGGAGTACAGGTTCACGGCGGACCGCGCCCGAATAGATAGAAGTGTGAACCGCTGGAACTGGCTGCAGGACGTGCTTGTAGAGGGCGCGGCTCGCCAGGGGCTGCGATCTGCAATTGCAATTGGCGTTCGGATGCTGAGAACAACCCCAGTTGAAGGCCATCTGGCCCGTGCAGGTCGATCTCTTCGGCGCGGAAACGCTTCGGGAATTCGAAGCGAAATGTCTTCGCCTGCTCATGTTCGACCAGAGTCATCCGATCGTAGTGAATCAACAGGCTGGAGTCGGCGAACTGCGGACCGCCGTGTTTCACATCGCCGTGCCAGGTTCCTTCCAAAAATGTTCGTTTGGTTTCGCGAAACAATACGACCGCCAGCGCCACGACGGCCATCATCGCGAGCATGGTGGTCGTGCCGAAACGGAGCCGCTGGCGCAGGTTCGTTTTAACAAGTCGGCTGCGGGCAACCGGCGTTTTCATTTTCAGCCAAAGAAGGAAACTCACAGTTGCGGCGGCAAAACAAACCCCGGCAACGATTGTTCCGACTGCGACGATGAATTCCATGGAGCTTTTTTTCGAATGACCGTCACGGAAAGTCTTGGGATTACAGGCTAGCGGCACAAACGGCTGACGCGTGCCTTTCATCGGTCATGGGCGAACCCAGCGAATCGTCTTCGACGGATCATGGCCACGCGGAGGGACTTCGACAACCAACGAGGGGGAGGCCGCGTTTAGTTGAGAAACGGCCTCTGGTCCAAAGCTGCCATCGTTCGGTACGACGAGCACCTCCAGATCGGGGAGGCGCCGCAGCACGTCGAGCCCGTCGTCATCAGTGGCGGTGCCGAACAGGTCTAATACCCGCAGCTGTCGGGACGAAACGAGGCTGGCGATACCCTTGTTTGTAATCGGGTTTTTCCACACTTGCAGCAATTGAAGTTTCGATTGACTTGCGATCGCGGCGAAATTCGCATCATCGATCTCACACGCGCCTGCCACCAGTTCTTTGAGAGTATTGGGGGGCAGGGTAGCTAAAAACTCTCCGCGAACATTGCAACCTTGAATGCGAATGGTTTCCGGCGCATTTTTGCCGATGATCTTCGTCAACCCCGCGTCGGAGAGCGAGGGGCATGGGGAGTAGAACGAAATCTCCTCGATCGTGTTCACCGACCCGAACAGATCCGCGATCCGATCAGCATCCTGGTCATCGAGAACTTCTTCGAAACCGACTTCGGTCAGGCGGCGGAAGATCGGCAGTCCCATTTCCCGGATGAAAGGCCTGATCCAGCGAGGCGAACGTTCGGCCGTGTAGGCGAAAGAGCCACGATCATGCAGGAGCCTCACAATGCGATCTGCTTCGATCGCCTGGGATTCCTGGTATTTGATCCACGCAAGCGCGATGGCTGCGAGTGTAAAGACGCCGGCAAGATCGGCTAGTGTGAAACGCCAAAGAGAGCCACGACGCGCAAGCCGATATTCGAAGATTGCGACAGCGGCCGACACAGCTAGGACGCCGACAACAACGTCAATTGTTATGCCGCGGAAGTCGAAAGGGCCGGCCTGTTTCTGCCAAACCCACGACGTTTCATTCGCGCCATTCCCATCAGCGAACTTAGAGGGCCACCCGTATTCGTGCGAAAACTGGGGGGCTTGGGTCTGAATGTATGTCGGGACATGTCCGCAGAAAGCGATAGGGCCGGCGGAAACGAGGTCTCCGTGACAATTCAAAACGCCAACTGCCGCTGCAATCAGGACGGCAGAAATCAACGAAACTCGATGTGGCCGACGGAAGTAATTGAAGGGGAAATTGCCCATAACTGGCATTCTATCGCGAGTGACCGCGAATAGCCGCTGCGTCCATGAAAAGGGCCGGCCTGACTCATTGCCAGGCCGGCCTGATTCACAGGTTCTCGTTGGTTGACGATGCGCGCTTGCACCGAAAGAGATTACGACGTGCGGAAGCGCCGACGCGCGATCAACGCCGCGCCGCCGAGGGCTACCAGAATCCAGGTTGCGGGCTCGGGCACTACGGCTGTGGCGACGACCTGGCCTGAATAGGTTTCCAGGACGGTCGCCGGGCCGACGGTAAGTGACGAGCTGGCGAAGATCGGCAAAGTCAGCGTGTAGACGTTGCCGCTGACCGTGAGTGTGCCGCCGGAGAGTTGATTCACATCGAAGCCTGACAGGGGATCGGTGCCGATGAACGGCCCCGAGGGGAACGTCAGATTGGCATCGGCCTGGCCACCAGCGAGGACCAAGGAGACCTGATCCGCTCGAAATGAACTGCCGCTTAGAGCGATCGCGCCACTGCGGATATCGCCCACGAATCCCCGCACGGCAATCAATCCAGCACCGCCCGGTCCGGGTCCGCCGACGAGGCCAGGGATCGACGCCAGCAGCCCGTACTGACCGGAGGCACTGCCAGGGTACGTTCCGCCCACGGCCGGCGAAACGGGCGAGGATTGCAGGCCAAATTGAGCGTTAGCTGTGGATATGAACGTCAGGATATTGCCGGTAATGTCGACGTTCTGTGTGCCCGACAGGCTTGTCCGGTCGCTGCCGGGGAATTGCGCGGTGGTGATGGGAACGCCCGGCTTGCTATCGAGCGAAAGGGTCAAGCCGCTTCGCGTGCTGTCGATTGTGAATGTCATTTGTTTGCCGAAGGCAATCGGCGTTGAAACCGCGAATGCGGCCACTAATACCGCGCCGATTGTTGTCGTCAGAAGACGACCGGTCCATTTCTTCATGAGCGTGCTCCGAATGTACAAAGATGCCGACTTAACAATTGAGATAATTACGACAGCGCACGAGGTACTGGCGACGGTTTCAGGCGCAAGGGCGTGCGCGCAGCGCGGTCAGCGAATTCGCTGCGCAAGAGGAACTCGGCGATTTCCGCCCCATTACGGGACGGACCTGCCGAATCGCAGATCGGGAATAATCGATCTCTATACTGCCCCATTGCCCATGCCTGCCCCGGCAAATACCCGAAACGTTCCCCCAGATACTCTGAGAGACGTCGTCCAAGACGCCGCGGACCGTTTTCACGAATCCGCCGTAGCCGAACGATAAAGGTGAAACCGTGAGAAGGCAAGAAGGAAGTTTATGTAACTCTTGCCAAATTCGATGAGCGGGCCGAAAGGATTTCCGGGCACGTCGAACGCCCAACTTCGATAAGTCCGATTAAACTGCCGAGCGGTAACCCCGCGGGATTTGAAATCCAGGCTATTTTTATTGCGGGATGCGGGAGCGGCGGCACGGTAGGATCGGGGCATGGTCGACGTGCTCCGCAAAATGATCGAGATCACCGCGATCGTTGTCGTCATTGCCGTTGTGTGCCGGCTCATTGCCGATTTCGATCGAGGCAGGCGGCGTTTGTTTCTCGCGCCGCTCCTGTGCACTCTCGTCAGTGTGGTTCTACTCGGCGGTTGGGGTTCCAGCTGGCTCGCCAGGAAGCAGGGGTGGGCGGACAGTGTCGTTCTGCTCAGCCC from Pirellulales bacterium encodes:
- the rpsB gene encoding 30S ribosomal protein S2 — its product is MSTVLVKELIEAGVHFGHRASRWNPKMRPYIYGRRNLIHIIDVRETIRGLIRAKKYISQVAAGGSLVLFVGTKRQASETIERESRRCGMPYVDDRWLGGALTNFRTIRSRLTRLEELDALKTGDQMAAYSKKMQSALNREYRKMMRNLDGIRTMNRLPECMIVIDPKKEKNAIREARALGVTTVALIDTDCDPDVVDLPIPGNDDSIRSIELVVQQLADAVLEGKASGAAGLGGKDKGQMDAYTSPDDGSDKDAE
- a CDS encoding PEP-CTERM sorting domain-containing protein — protein: MKKWTGRLLTTTIGAVLVAAFAVSTPIAFGKQMTFTIDSTRSGLTLSLDSKPGVPITTAQFPGSDRTSLSGTQNVDITGNILTFISTANAQFGLQSSPVSPAVGGTYPGSASGQYGLLASIPGLVGGPGPGGAGLIAVRGFVGDIRSGAIALSGSSFRADQVSLVLAGGQADANLTFPSGPFIGTDPLSGFDVNQLSGGTLTVSGNVYTLTLPIFASSSLTVGPATVLETYSGQVVATAVVPEPATWILVALGGAALIARRRFRTS